In one window of Zingiber officinale cultivar Zhangliang chromosome 11A, Zo_v1.1, whole genome shotgun sequence DNA:
- the LOC122031985 gene encoding magnesium transporter MRS2-F-like isoform X3 — translation METRRSEAEGPLSTRVAAVDDAPPTPPAPTTGRRKAGPVREWLVVSASGWSYQEEVGKHSIMRRMGLPSRDLRVLDTLLSYPSTILGRERAVVIKLEHIRVIVTATEVLIPNFRDPLVAAFVQDLKYRVSTSISPQQDVSTSRSPPFPDVCVSPTQTARDSSNDCMTLQTLMSAHDRQEPSTGIKTDEAVYMGTKVLPFEFRALEVCLESACKFLESEASKLEKEAYPTLDELTSQINSLNLERVRQIKNHLVALSVRVQKVRDEIEHLLDDDMDMAEMHLTEKLLHQSERGSSKLENSVKPDEESDELESDAANGKENAGGFDADIHELEMLLEAYFMQIDGTLRKLSTVSILLTLRDYVDDTEDYINIMLDDKQNHLLQMGVILSMATILLTAGILVTGGSIILFILAIWWGRRSGILQ, via the exons ATGGAGACACGCCGCTCCGAGGCAGAAGGCCCCCTCTCAACTCGCGTTGCCGCCGTCGACGACGCGCCACCAACGCCGCCAGCCCCAACGACCGGGCGAAGGAAGGCGGGTCCTGTTAGGGAATGGTTAGTCGTCTCCGCGTCCGGGTGGTCGTACCAGGAGGAGGTTGGGAAGCACTCGATCATGCGCCGCATGGGTCTCCCCTCCCGCGATCTACGAGTCCTCGACACACTGCTGTCGTACCCCTCCACTATACTCGGACGGGAGCGTGCCGTTGTGATCAAACTGGAGCATATTCGGGTGATCGTCACCGCCACGGAGGTCCTCATCCCCAACTTCAGGGACCCCCTGGTCGCCGCCTTTGTCCAGGATCTCAAATATAGGGTTTCCACTTCGATCAGCCCCCAACAG GATGTCAGCACTTCACGATCTCCTCCATTTCCTGATGTTTGTGTATCACCCACACAGACTGCGAGGGATTCTTCAAATGATTGTATGACATTGCAAACGCTCATGTCAGCTCATGACAGGCAGGAGCCCAGCACTGGGATCAAAACGGATGAAGCAGTATATATGGGGACAAAAGTTTTACCTTTTGAATTCAGAGCACTTGAAGTGTGCCTTGAATCTGCCTGCAAATTTTTAGAATCAGAG GCTTCCAAACTAGAGAAAGAGGCATATCCAACTTTagatgagttgacttctcaaatCAATTCTCTGAATCTTGAGCGAGTTAGACAGATAAAAAATCATTTGGTTGCACTATCAGTGCGTGTGCAGAAG GTAAGGGATGAAATTGAACATTTATTGGATGATGACATGGACATGGCTGAAATGCACTTGACAGAGAAGCTCCTCCATCAGTCGGAAAGGGGATCATCAAAACTTGAAAACTCTGTTAAACCCGATGAAGAAAG TGATGAACTAGAGTCTGATGCTGCAAATGGCAAAGAGAATGCAGGTGGTTTCGACGCTGACATCCATGAGCTTGAAATGCTCTTAGAGGCTTACTTTATGCAGATTGATGGTACTTTACGCAAACTATCCACGGTATCAATTCTTTTAACT CTAAGAGACTATGTCGACGACACTGAGGATTACATCAACATCATGCTTGATGACAAGCAGAACCATCTGCTACAGATGGGAGTCATCCTCAGCATGGCCACCATTCTACTAACTGCTGGCATCCTTGTGACAG GAGGTAGCATAATTTTGTTCATATTAGCCATTTGGTGGGGTAGAAGAAGTGGGATACTGCAGTAA
- the LOC122031985 gene encoding magnesium transporter MRS2-F-like isoform X1: METRRSEAEGPLSTRVAAVDDAPPTPPAPTTGRRKAGPVREWLVVSASGWSYQEEVGKHSIMRRMGLPSRDLRVLDTLLSYPSTILGRERAVVIKLEHIRVIVTATEVLIPNFRDPLVAAFVQDLKYRVSTSISPQQDVSTSRSPPFPDVCVSPTQTARDSSNDCMTLQTLMSAHDRQEPSTGIKTDEAVYMGTKVLPFEFRALEVCLESACKFLESEASKLEKEAYPTLDELTSQINSLNLERVRQIKNHLVALSVRVQKVRDEIEHLLDDDMDMAEMHLTEKLLHQSERGSSKLENSVKPDEESDELESDAANGKENAGGFDADIHELEMLLEAYFMQIDGTLRKLSTVSILLTLRDYVDDTEDYINIMLDDKQNHLLQMGVILSMATILLTAGILVTGIFAINIHIPLYDSPYITFEETVGALVGGSIILFILAIWWGRRSGILQ, from the exons ATGGAGACACGCCGCTCCGAGGCAGAAGGCCCCCTCTCAACTCGCGTTGCCGCCGTCGACGACGCGCCACCAACGCCGCCAGCCCCAACGACCGGGCGAAGGAAGGCGGGTCCTGTTAGGGAATGGTTAGTCGTCTCCGCGTCCGGGTGGTCGTACCAGGAGGAGGTTGGGAAGCACTCGATCATGCGCCGCATGGGTCTCCCCTCCCGCGATCTACGAGTCCTCGACACACTGCTGTCGTACCCCTCCACTATACTCGGACGGGAGCGTGCCGTTGTGATCAAACTGGAGCATATTCGGGTGATCGTCACCGCCACGGAGGTCCTCATCCCCAACTTCAGGGACCCCCTGGTCGCCGCCTTTGTCCAGGATCTCAAATATAGGGTTTCCACTTCGATCAGCCCCCAACAG GATGTCAGCACTTCACGATCTCCTCCATTTCCTGATGTTTGTGTATCACCCACACAGACTGCGAGGGATTCTTCAAATGATTGTATGACATTGCAAACGCTCATGTCAGCTCATGACAGGCAGGAGCCCAGCACTGGGATCAAAACGGATGAAGCAGTATATATGGGGACAAAAGTTTTACCTTTTGAATTCAGAGCACTTGAAGTGTGCCTTGAATCTGCCTGCAAATTTTTAGAATCAGAG GCTTCCAAACTAGAGAAAGAGGCATATCCAACTTTagatgagttgacttctcaaatCAATTCTCTGAATCTTGAGCGAGTTAGACAGATAAAAAATCATTTGGTTGCACTATCAGTGCGTGTGCAGAAG GTAAGGGATGAAATTGAACATTTATTGGATGATGACATGGACATGGCTGAAATGCACTTGACAGAGAAGCTCCTCCATCAGTCGGAAAGGGGATCATCAAAACTTGAAAACTCTGTTAAACCCGATGAAGAAAG TGATGAACTAGAGTCTGATGCTGCAAATGGCAAAGAGAATGCAGGTGGTTTCGACGCTGACATCCATGAGCTTGAAATGCTCTTAGAGGCTTACTTTATGCAGATTGATGGTACTTTACGCAAACTATCCACGGTATCAATTCTTTTAACT CTAAGAGACTATGTCGACGACACTGAGGATTACATCAACATCATGCTTGATGACAAGCAGAACCATCTGCTACAGATGGGAGTCATCCTCAGCATGGCCACCATTCTACTAACTGCTGGCATCCTTGTGACAGGTATATTTGCGATAAACATACACATCCCACTGTACGATTCTCCATATATCACGTTTGAGGAAACAGTGGGAGCTCTTGTAGGAGGTAGCATAATTTTGTTCATATTAGCCATTTGGTGGGGTAGAAGAAGTGGGATACTGCAGTAA
- the LOC122031985 gene encoding magnesium transporter MRS2-F-like isoform X2 encodes METRRSEAEGPLSTRVAAVDDAPPTPPAPTTGRRKAGPVREWLVVSASGWSYQEEVGKHSIMRRMGLPSRDLRVLDTLLSYPSTILGRERAVVIKLEHIRVIVTATEVLIPNFRDPLVAAFVQDLKYRVSTSISPQQDVSTSRSPPFPDVCVSPTQTARDSSNDCMTLQTLMSAHDRQEPSTGIKTDEAVYMGTKVLPFEFRALEVCLESACKFLESEASKLEKEAYPTLDELTSQINSLNLERVRQIKNHLVALSVRVQKVRDEIEHLLDDDMDMAEMHLTEKLLHQSERGSSKLENSVKPDEESDELESDAANGKENAGGFDADIHELEMLLEAYFMQIDGTLRKLSTLRDYVDDTEDYINIMLDDKQNHLLQMGVILSMATILLTAGILVTGIFAINIHIPLYDSPYITFEETVGALVGGSIILFILAIWWGRRSGILQ; translated from the exons ATGGAGACACGCCGCTCCGAGGCAGAAGGCCCCCTCTCAACTCGCGTTGCCGCCGTCGACGACGCGCCACCAACGCCGCCAGCCCCAACGACCGGGCGAAGGAAGGCGGGTCCTGTTAGGGAATGGTTAGTCGTCTCCGCGTCCGGGTGGTCGTACCAGGAGGAGGTTGGGAAGCACTCGATCATGCGCCGCATGGGTCTCCCCTCCCGCGATCTACGAGTCCTCGACACACTGCTGTCGTACCCCTCCACTATACTCGGACGGGAGCGTGCCGTTGTGATCAAACTGGAGCATATTCGGGTGATCGTCACCGCCACGGAGGTCCTCATCCCCAACTTCAGGGACCCCCTGGTCGCCGCCTTTGTCCAGGATCTCAAATATAGGGTTTCCACTTCGATCAGCCCCCAACAG GATGTCAGCACTTCACGATCTCCTCCATTTCCTGATGTTTGTGTATCACCCACACAGACTGCGAGGGATTCTTCAAATGATTGTATGACATTGCAAACGCTCATGTCAGCTCATGACAGGCAGGAGCCCAGCACTGGGATCAAAACGGATGAAGCAGTATATATGGGGACAAAAGTTTTACCTTTTGAATTCAGAGCACTTGAAGTGTGCCTTGAATCTGCCTGCAAATTTTTAGAATCAGAG GCTTCCAAACTAGAGAAAGAGGCATATCCAACTTTagatgagttgacttctcaaatCAATTCTCTGAATCTTGAGCGAGTTAGACAGATAAAAAATCATTTGGTTGCACTATCAGTGCGTGTGCAGAAG GTAAGGGATGAAATTGAACATTTATTGGATGATGACATGGACATGGCTGAAATGCACTTGACAGAGAAGCTCCTCCATCAGTCGGAAAGGGGATCATCAAAACTTGAAAACTCTGTTAAACCCGATGAAGAAAG TGATGAACTAGAGTCTGATGCTGCAAATGGCAAAGAGAATGCAGGTGGTTTCGACGCTGACATCCATGAGCTTGAAATGCTCTTAGAGGCTTACTTTATGCAGATTGATGGTACTTTACGCAAACTATCCACG CTAAGAGACTATGTCGACGACACTGAGGATTACATCAACATCATGCTTGATGACAAGCAGAACCATCTGCTACAGATGGGAGTCATCCTCAGCATGGCCACCATTCTACTAACTGCTGGCATCCTTGTGACAGGTATATTTGCGATAAACATACACATCCCACTGTACGATTCTCCATATATCACGTTTGAGGAAACAGTGGGAGCTCTTGTAGGAGGTAGCATAATTTTGTTCATATTAGCCATTTGGTGGGGTAGAAGAAGTGGGATACTGCAGTAA
- the LOC122031985 gene encoding magnesium transporter MRS2-F-like isoform X4, with amino-acid sequence METRRSEAEGPLSTRVAAVDDAPPTPPAPTTGRRKAGPVREWLVVSASGWSYQEEVGKHSIMRRMGLPSRDLRVLDTLLSYPSTILGRERAVVIKLEHIRVIVTATEVLIPNFRDPLVAAFVQDLKYRVSTSISPQQDVSTSRSPPFPDVCVSPTQTARDSSNDCMTLQTLMSAHDRQEPSTGIKTDEAVYMGTKVLPFEFRALEVCLESACKFLESEASKLEKEAYPTLDELTSQINSLNLERVRQIKNHLVALSVRVQKVRDEIEHLLDDDMDMAEMHLTEKLLHQSERGSSKLENSVKPDEESDELESDAANGKENAGGFDADIHELEMLLEAYFMQIDGTLRKLSTVYLR; translated from the exons ATGGAGACACGCCGCTCCGAGGCAGAAGGCCCCCTCTCAACTCGCGTTGCCGCCGTCGACGACGCGCCACCAACGCCGCCAGCCCCAACGACCGGGCGAAGGAAGGCGGGTCCTGTTAGGGAATGGTTAGTCGTCTCCGCGTCCGGGTGGTCGTACCAGGAGGAGGTTGGGAAGCACTCGATCATGCGCCGCATGGGTCTCCCCTCCCGCGATCTACGAGTCCTCGACACACTGCTGTCGTACCCCTCCACTATACTCGGACGGGAGCGTGCCGTTGTGATCAAACTGGAGCATATTCGGGTGATCGTCACCGCCACGGAGGTCCTCATCCCCAACTTCAGGGACCCCCTGGTCGCCGCCTTTGTCCAGGATCTCAAATATAGGGTTTCCACTTCGATCAGCCCCCAACAG GATGTCAGCACTTCACGATCTCCTCCATTTCCTGATGTTTGTGTATCACCCACACAGACTGCGAGGGATTCTTCAAATGATTGTATGACATTGCAAACGCTCATGTCAGCTCATGACAGGCAGGAGCCCAGCACTGGGATCAAAACGGATGAAGCAGTATATATGGGGACAAAAGTTTTACCTTTTGAATTCAGAGCACTTGAAGTGTGCCTTGAATCTGCCTGCAAATTTTTAGAATCAGAG GCTTCCAAACTAGAGAAAGAGGCATATCCAACTTTagatgagttgacttctcaaatCAATTCTCTGAATCTTGAGCGAGTTAGACAGATAAAAAATCATTTGGTTGCACTATCAGTGCGTGTGCAGAAG GTAAGGGATGAAATTGAACATTTATTGGATGATGACATGGACATGGCTGAAATGCACTTGACAGAGAAGCTCCTCCATCAGTCGGAAAGGGGATCATCAAAACTTGAAAACTCTGTTAAACCCGATGAAGAAAG TGATGAACTAGAGTCTGATGCTGCAAATGGCAAAGAGAATGCAGGTGGTTTCGACGCTGACATCCATGAGCTTGAAATGCTCTTAGAGGCTTACTTTATGCAGATTGATGGTACTTTACGCAAACTATCCACG GTATATTTGCGATAA
- the LOC122032165 gene encoding alpha-(1,4)-fucosyltransferase-like translates to MLLPVTLKPINFLAPMLASALFLLLLFSGYIELPSLSSSAPLPVSSSSATVADRPKFAFTDLTSAFDLWDSHVGCGRFRAAHTGWSANASALQAGRAAGDCRADGASHISVLVKGWTWIPDNMDNLYSCRCGLTCLWSKSSILADNPDAVLFESVTPPATRKKGDPLRVYMDLEASRKPSGFEDIFIGYHVTDDVQSTYAGTLFHKSRNYHVSSQKRKDVLVYWSSSRCLPQRNQLAMKFFSLVTHHSFGKCLNNVGGPNVALSLYPECAMGDKSVPQWWDHLHCAMSHYKFVLAIENTMTESYVTEKLYYALDAGAVPIYFGAPNVWDFIPPNSIIDASKFSSLEELASYVKELAEDPIAYAEYHAWRRCGVMGNYGKTRATSLDTLPCRLCEFVSRKGGRSARAI, encoded by the exons ATGCTGCTGCCGGTTACATTGAAGCCTATCAATTTCCTCGCCCCCATGCTCGCCTccgccctcttcctcctcctcctcttctccggcTACATCGAGCtcccctccctctcctcctccgccCCCCTCCCCGTCTCCTCCAGTTCTGCCACCGTCGCTGATCGCCCAAAGTTCGCTTTCACCGATCTCACCTCCGCCTTTGATCTCTGGGACTCCCATGTCGGATGCGGCCGATTCCGCGCTGCGCACACAGGATGGTCCGCTAACGCCTCCGCGTTGCAGGCCGGCCGCGCCGCAGGCGATTGCAGGGCGGACGGGGCGAGCCATATCAGCGTTCTTGTCAAGGGTTGGACTTGGATCCCCGACAATATGGATAATTTATACTCCTGCCGCTGTGGGCTTACCTGTCTATGGTCCAAATCGTCCATCCTAGCCGATAATCCCGATGCGGTTTTATTCGAGAGCGTGACGCCTCCAGCCACG AGGAAGAAAGGTGATCCACTCCGTGTTTATATGGATCTTGAAGCCAGTAGAAAACCTTCAGGATTTGAGGATATTTTTATTGGTTACCATGTCACGGATGATGTTCAATCCACATATGCTGGGACTCTTTTTCACAAGAGTCGTAATTATCATGTGTCCTCTCAGAAAAGGAAG GATGTCCTGGTGTACTGGTCTTCTTCTAGGTGCCTTCCCCAACGAAACCAGCTTGCCATGAAATTCTTTTCCCTCGTTACTCATCATTCATTTGGCAAATGTTTGAACAACGTCGGAGGCCCTAATGTTGCACTCTCTCTCTACCCAGAATGTGCCATGGGTGACAAGTCAGTTCCTCAGTGGTGGGACCATCTACATTGCGCCATGTCACATTACAAGTTTGTCCTCGCCATCGAAAACACCATGACTGAGAGTTATGTTACTGAGAAGCTCTACTATGCTCTTGATGCCGGTGCAGTGCCCATCTATTTTGGAGCACCTAACGTGTGGGACTTCATACCTCCAAATTCGATAATAGACGCATCCAAGTTTAGCTCTCTAGAGGAGTTGGCTTCATATGTAAAAGAACTAGCGGAGGATCCGATTGCGTATGCAGAGTACCATGcctggaggagatgcggtgtgatGGGAAATTATGGGAAGACTCGAGCCACCAGTCTCGACACATTACCATGTAGGCTGTGTGAGTTTGTGAGCAGGAAAGGAGGGAGGAGTGCAAGAGCAATTTAG
- the LOC122031978 gene encoding myb-related protein Zm38-like → MGRSPCCEKAHTNRGAWSKEEDQKLISYIKTHGEGCWRSLPEAAGLLRCGKSCRLRWINYLRPDLKRGNFTVEEDELIIKLHDLLGNKWSVIAARLPGRTDNEIKNYWNTHIKRKLLGRGIDPHNHGPINHVTTLETHRAVVIQTMSKGAADDEDAAATEKGDRERDSALELDLNLSIGLPR, encoded by the exons ATGGGTAGGTCTCCATGTTGTGAGAAGGCTCACACCAACAGAGGAgcttggagcaaggaagaagaccAAAAGCTCATTTCCTACATCAAAACCCATGGCGAAGGTTGCTGGAGATCACTCCCTGAGGCTGCAG GTTTGCTTCGTTGTGGGAAGAGTTGCAGACTGAGGTGGATAAACTACCTTCGGCCCGATCTCAAGCGTGGCAATTTCACCGTGGAGGAAGATGAACTCATCATCAAATTGCACGACTTGCTTGGGAATAA GTGGTCTGTAATAGCTGCGAgattaccaggaagaacagataACGAGATCAAGAACTACTGGAACACGCACATCAAGCGGAAACTCCTCGGCCGCGGCATTGATCCTCACAACCATGGCCCGATCAATCACGTTACCACCTTGGAAACCCATCGAGCAGTTGTAATCCAAACTATGAGCAAAGGAGCTGCCGACGACGAAGACGCCGCCGCTACTGAGAAAGGAGACAGAGAAAGAGATAGCGCCCTTGAGCTTGATCTCAATCTTTCTATAGGCCTGCCTCGCTGA